In Zalophus californianus isolate mZalCal1 chromosome 4, mZalCal1.pri.v2, whole genome shotgun sequence, the following proteins share a genomic window:
- the DNALI1 gene encoding axonemal dynein light intermediate polypeptide 1 isoform X1: protein MIPPADSLLKYDTPVLVSRNTEKRSPKARPLKVSPQQPGPSGPVPQPPKTKLPSTSCVPDPTKQAEEILNAILPPREWVEDTQLWIQQVSSTPSTRMDVVHLQEQLDLKLQQRQARETGICPVRRELYSQCFVGRAVSPRHGAVSLPPALLNSLLCALEDELIREVTINCAERGLLLLRVRDEIRMTVAAYQTLYESSVAFGMRKALQAEQGKSDMERKIAELETEKRDLERQVNEQKAKCEATEKREIERRLVEEKKHNEEIQFLKRTNQQLKAQLEGIIAPKK, encoded by the exons ATGATCCCCCCTGCGGACTCTCTGCTCAAGTATGACACCCCGGTGTTGGTGAGCCGGAATACGGAGAAGCGGAGCCCCAAA GCACGGCCACTGAAAGTCAGCCCCCAGCAGCCTGGACCCTCTGGTCCAGTTCCACAGCCACCAAAGACCAAGCTCCCCTCAACTTCTTGTGTCCCAGATCCTACAAAGCAGGCAGAAGAAATCTTGAATGCCATCCTACCCCCAAG GGAATGGGTGGAGGACACGCAGCTATGGATCCAGCAGGTGTCCAGCACCCCCAGCACCAGGATGGATGTGGTGCATCTCCAGGAGCAGCTGGACCTGAAGCTGCAGCAGCGGCAGGCCAGAGAGACCGGCATCTGCCCCGTGCGCAGGGAGCTCTACTCGCAGTGTTTTG TAGGAAGGGCGGTGAGCCCCAGACATGGTGCAGTCTCCCTCCCGCCTGCCCTCCTGAACTCCTTGTTATGCGCTTTGGAAGACGAGCTGATACGAGAGGTCACCATCAACTGTGCGGAGAGGGGGTTGCTGTTGCTGCGAGTCCGGGATGAGATCCGCATGACTGTCGCCGCCTACCAGACCTTATACGAGAGCAGCGTGGCCTTCGGCATGAGGAAGGCGCTGCAGGCCGAGCAGGGGAAGTCCGACATGGAGAGGAAA ATTGCAGaattggaaacagaaaagagagatttGGAGAGGCAAGTGAACGAGCAGAAGGCCAAGTGTGAGGCCACCGAGAAGCGGGAGATCGAGAGGAGACTGGTGGAGGAGAAGAAGCACAACGAGGAGATTCAGTTCCTCAAGCGCACGAATCAGCAGCTGAAG gccCAACTGGAAGGTATTATTGCACCAAAGAAGTGA
- the SNIP1 gene encoding smad nuclear-interacting protein 1, giving the protein MKEVKSERERGSRRRHRDGDMVAAAVVVKVKQERLSPEAAPPAHRRPDSSGGSASPPAGEPGRPGHRGNRARGGSRSPAKKKNKSSGRRSKSPRSKRSRSPHHSTVRVKQEREDHPRRGRDERQHRESSGQEHRRARNSDHDRHRGHSHQRRSSNERPGSGQAQGRDRDIQNLQAQDAEREFYNARRRENRQKNEVSVGGNESQELVPRPGGNSKDKEAPAKEKPSFELSGALLEDTNTFRGVVIKYSEPPEARIPKKRWRLYPFKNDEVLPVMYIHRQSAYLLGRHRRIADIPIDHPSCSKQHAVFQYRLVEYTRADGTVGRRVRPYIIDLGSGNGTFLNNKRIEPQRYYELKEKDVLKFGFSSREYVLLHESSDTSEVDRKEDEDEEEEEEVSDS; this is encoded by the exons ATGAAGGAGGTAAAGAGCGAGCGGGAGCGGGGGAGCCGGCGGAGGCACCGCGACGGGGACAtggtggcggcggcggtggtGGTGAAGGTGAAGCAGGAGCGCCTCAGCCCGGAAGCCGCACCTCCCGCCCACCGCCGCCCAGATTCCTCCGGCGGTAGCGCGTCCCCGCCGGCTGGCGAGCCGGGCCGCCCTGGTCACCGCGGGAACCGAGCCCGAGGAGGTAGCCG GTCCccagccaaaaagaaaaacaagtcctCAGGGAGAAGAAGCAAGTCTCCTCGGAGTAAGAGAAGCCGAAGTCCTCACCACTCAACAGTCAGAGTGAAACAG GAACGTGAGGATCATCCCCGGAGAGGACGGGACGAACGGCAGCACCGGGAATCATCGGGCCAGGAACACAGACGAGCTAGAAACAGTGACCACGACAGACACAGGGGCCATTCCCACCAGAGGAGAAGCTCTAATGAGAGGCCTGGGAGTGGGCAGGCTCAGGGACGGGACCGAGACATTCAGAATCTACAGGCTCAGGATGCAGAGCGGGAGTTTTACAACGCCCGAAGACGGGAGAATCGCCAGAAGAACGAAGTTAGTGTTGGTGGTAATGAGTCTCAGGAGTTGGTTCCCCGACCTGGTGGCAACAGTAAAGACAAAGAGGCACCCGCTAAAGAAAAGCCAAGCTTTGAACTCTCTGGGGCACTTCTTGAGGACACCAACACCTTCCGGGGTGTTGTCATTAAGTATAGTGAGCCCCCAGAAGCACGTATCCCCAAAAAACGATGGCGCCTCTACCCCTTTAAAAATGACGAGGTGCTTCCTGTCATGTACATCCATCGGCAGAGCGCCTACCTCCTGGGCCGGCACCGCCGCATAGCGGACATCCCAATCGATCATCCCTCCTGCTCAAAACAGCACGCGGTCTTTCAGTATCG GCTTGTGGAATATACCCGTGCTGATGGGACAGTTGGCCGAAGGGTGAGGCCCTACATCATTGACCTTGGCTCAGGCAATGGAACGTTCTTGAACAACAAGCGCATCGAGCCACAGAGATACTATGAACTAAAGGAAAAGGATGTACTTAAATTTGGGTTCAGCAGCAGAGAGTATGTCCTGCTTCACGAGTCCTCCGACACCTCTGAAGTAGACAGGAAAGAAgatgaggatgaggaggaggaggaggaagtatCTGACAGCTAG
- the DNALI1 gene encoding axonemal dynein light intermediate polypeptide 1 isoform X2, with amino-acid sequence MIPPADSLLKYDTPVLVSRNTEKRSPKARPLKVSPQQPGPSGPVPQPPKTKLPSTSCVPDPTKQAEEILNAILPPREWVEDTQLWIQQVSSTPSTRMDVVHLQEQLDLKLQQRQARETGICPVRRELYSQCFGRAVSPRHGAVSLPPALLNSLLCALEDELIREVTINCAERGLLLLRVRDEIRMTVAAYQTLYESSVAFGMRKALQAEQGKSDMERKIAELETEKRDLERQVNEQKAKCEATEKREIERRLVEEKKHNEEIQFLKRTNQQLKAQLEGIIAPKK; translated from the exons ATGATCCCCCCTGCGGACTCTCTGCTCAAGTATGACACCCCGGTGTTGGTGAGCCGGAATACGGAGAAGCGGAGCCCCAAA GCACGGCCACTGAAAGTCAGCCCCCAGCAGCCTGGACCCTCTGGTCCAGTTCCACAGCCACCAAAGACCAAGCTCCCCTCAACTTCTTGTGTCCCAGATCCTACAAAGCAGGCAGAAGAAATCTTGAATGCCATCCTACCCCCAAG GGAATGGGTGGAGGACACGCAGCTATGGATCCAGCAGGTGTCCAGCACCCCCAGCACCAGGATGGATGTGGTGCATCTCCAGGAGCAGCTGGACCTGAAGCTGCAGCAGCGGCAGGCCAGAGAGACCGGCATCTGCCCCGTGCGCAGGGAGCTCTACTCGCAGTGTTTTG GAAGGGCGGTGAGCCCCAGACATGGTGCAGTCTCCCTCCCGCCTGCCCTCCTGAACTCCTTGTTATGCGCTTTGGAAGACGAGCTGATACGAGAGGTCACCATCAACTGTGCGGAGAGGGGGTTGCTGTTGCTGCGAGTCCGGGATGAGATCCGCATGACTGTCGCCGCCTACCAGACCTTATACGAGAGCAGCGTGGCCTTCGGCATGAGGAAGGCGCTGCAGGCCGAGCAGGGGAAGTCCGACATGGAGAGGAAA ATTGCAGaattggaaacagaaaagagagatttGGAGAGGCAAGTGAACGAGCAGAAGGCCAAGTGTGAGGCCACCGAGAAGCGGGAGATCGAGAGGAGACTGGTGGAGGAGAAGAAGCACAACGAGGAGATTCAGTTCCTCAAGCGCACGAATCAGCAGCTGAAG gccCAACTGGAAGGTATTATTGCACCAAAGAAGTGA
- the DNALI1 gene encoding axonemal dynein light intermediate polypeptide 1 isoform X3 yields MIPPADSLLKYDTPVLVSRNTEKRSPKARPLKVSPQQPGPSGPVPQPPKTKLPSTSCVPDPTKQAEEILNAILPPREWVEDTQLWIQQVSSTPSTRMDVVHLQEQLDLKLQQRQARETGICPVRRELYSQCFDELIREVTINCAERGLLLLRVRDEIRMTVAAYQTLYESSVAFGMRKALQAEQGKSDMERKIAELETEKRDLERQVNEQKAKCEATEKREIERRLVEEKKHNEEIQFLKRTNQQLKAQLEGIIAPKK; encoded by the exons ATGATCCCCCCTGCGGACTCTCTGCTCAAGTATGACACCCCGGTGTTGGTGAGCCGGAATACGGAGAAGCGGAGCCCCAAA GCACGGCCACTGAAAGTCAGCCCCCAGCAGCCTGGACCCTCTGGTCCAGTTCCACAGCCACCAAAGACCAAGCTCCCCTCAACTTCTTGTGTCCCAGATCCTACAAAGCAGGCAGAAGAAATCTTGAATGCCATCCTACCCCCAAG GGAATGGGTGGAGGACACGCAGCTATGGATCCAGCAGGTGTCCAGCACCCCCAGCACCAGGATGGATGTGGTGCATCTCCAGGAGCAGCTGGACCTGAAGCTGCAGCAGCGGCAGGCCAGAGAGACCGGCATCTGCCCCGTGCGCAGGGAGCTCTACTCGCAGTGTTTTG ACGAGCTGATACGAGAGGTCACCATCAACTGTGCGGAGAGGGGGTTGCTGTTGCTGCGAGTCCGGGATGAGATCCGCATGACTGTCGCCGCCTACCAGACCTTATACGAGAGCAGCGTGGCCTTCGGCATGAGGAAGGCGCTGCAGGCCGAGCAGGGGAAGTCCGACATGGAGAGGAAA ATTGCAGaattggaaacagaaaagagagatttGGAGAGGCAAGTGAACGAGCAGAAGGCCAAGTGTGAGGCCACCGAGAAGCGGGAGATCGAGAGGAGACTGGTGGAGGAGAAGAAGCACAACGAGGAGATTCAGTTCCTCAAGCGCACGAATCAGCAGCTGAAG gccCAACTGGAAGGTATTATTGCACCAAAGAAGTGA